The Flavobacterium sp. K5-23 genome segment TTTCGAGTTAAATAACTTTTCTTTTTCAATTTCGATTGTTGCAAAATATTTTTTAATTATTTCTGTTGGTTGAAAATATATTTGGTAAATTCTTGGAATATTATCAAGTCTTCTAAAAAAAATGTTTTGGCAATTTAATTCTTTTAAAAACTCATAAACATTATTATGTTTTGGTGAGTTTGCTAATTGAATTTTATAAATGTTATCATTTATTTTTTCGCCATTTCTATAATATACACCTAAAAGAAAAGATAGCTTTTTTTCATTGCTATTAAATAAACTATCATTTAAGTTATTCTTAATATAAAATGAGTTCATTAGGTTGGACATTTCTTTCGAAATAAAACAATTTTTTTCTTCAATCAAATTAATTTTAAAATCTATTTTTACAATGCTATCTACGAATTTCATTAATGGTTTTTCAGATGTATAATACCTATCAAACTTGTTTTCTAAACTACCATAATTATAACTCATATAATCATTCAGAGTTCCTAAAAGTAAAAAGGTACTATTTATTTTTACTTTTGTTGTGTCAATTTGGTTTGGATTTCTAATAGTAATACCATTAATTTTCTTCTCATCTGTTTGTGAAAATATATTTGTGAATGTCAATAGAATAATAAAGTAAAGTAGGTTATTTTCTTTCATACGTAATATTTTTAATGTGAACCGAAATTTTCATTTGCTTAGTATTCGTTTTTCTGCGCCAAACTGACGGCTAACTAGTATATAAGCGATATAAAACTTCGCCAATCTATCCTTTTTCGGGTGTATATGCGAAGTTTTTTATCGTTTTATATTTTAATCAAATGTATAATAAAATTAAGAATTAACTTATTTTTTTTGCAACTACTTCCCGCAATTAACTACTTTTTATATAAGTAATTTACAAGAAACCGTAAATACCATTATTATATACAAAATTTATAGCCCCGGTAACAGTGAAAGTCCTTGTAGGTAGAAAATCGCTTTTTTCTGGTTGTGGAAGTGCGACTGGAAGAAGCTCCTGCAACAAGCCTAGAAAAAGAGTTTTATAGTAAAAGGACTGTAACGAATGACGGGAAGAGCTCCTAAAAGAGAAAAGGTTCTCGATACATTTTGTATTTCGTTACACTACATAAAAAACACTCGAACTGACGAGTAGTAGTAAAATTAATGAAAGCTTTTTTATTTCGTTACACTGCATAAAAAACACTCGAACTTCCGATTTACAACAATTCCTCTACGTGTCTTTTGATGTTTTCGGCGATTTTTTTGGTTGGTAAATCATTGTCGTCGTTACCAAAAGGATCTTCTATTTCCTCAGCAATTAATTCTAAACTTGCCAACACATAGAAAATGAAAACTACAACAGGAATTACATAATACCCCAAACTAAAAACATAACCAAAAGGCAAGGTCATCACATAAAAGAAAATGAATTTTTTAAGGAATGCGCTGTAAGAATAGGGGATAGGAGTGTTTTTAATTCGTTCACAGGCACCGCAAATATCGGTGAATGATAGCACTTCACCGTTAAGAATGATGAGTTGGTCACCAGTTATTTTATGTGAAGTATATAAATCGTTTACTTTCTGGAACAACATTTTAGCCACTTGATTGGGTCTGTGTTTGTGATGGTCAATTGCTAAATAGACATCTTCAAACAATTGTTTGCCCGTTTCTTCATCTTTCAAATGCTTGTTTAAAATGGAAGCGTAACTTGGGATTATTTTTCTAAAGAAAGCGCGATCACTTTCCTCTTTTAAAATAACCGATAGTTTTATGGACAGATTTCTACTGTTGTTCACTAAACTTCCCCATAATTTTCGACCTTCCCACCAACGGTCATAAGCTGTGTTTGTACGGAAAACTAGCAATAACGAAATAACGAAACCTAGCATTCCGTGCATAATAGTGATGTTTTTTACGTGACTATCGTCTGGTAAAACCCAATATTCGATTTCGAAATAGGCTATTGCAGCCGAATACAATCCAATAAAAATCATCAATGGAATCAATTGCCTGAAAGTATCGGCTTTGTGAAAACGAAAAATAAAGGTAATCCAGTCTTTAGTATTGTAAGAAATCATATAGTGCGAATTGTTTTCACAAATCTAATTTAAAAATTTATGGTTCCTGCTAATTCTTTAAGTGCAATTTCGGATAATTTAGCTTGGAATTGCGCATCGCTATAACGCACTTTTGCATTTACATAGTTCAATTGAGCCGTTCTAAATTCTAATGTGGTTATGGTACCAATACGAAATTTATCCAATGTAATGTCCAGATTCTGCTTAGCAATTGCTTCATTAGTTTCTTCTAATGACACTAATTCAAGATTGGTCAAATAAGTTTGATATGACGTTGCTAGTTGTGTGCTTAAGGCTAAATTTTGTTGCTCAATTTGTAATGTGGAATTCTCTATTTGAATGGATGCAATTTTTTCATTTCGTCTTTGGGCAAAGCCATCAAATAAATTTAAAGAAGCCGTGAAACCATAATTTAATCCTCGTGCTGAAGATTGCGTGTTAAAACCAAGACTGGATTCATTCTCCGCAAAATTGTAACCCGTGTTTACTCTTACAGTAGGGTAACGCCCGGATTTCACTTGTTTTAACTCTAATTCGGCTACTTTCTTATTGATAATCAATGCTTCAATCTGAGGATTTTGCTTTTCAGCCAAAGCCTTTAGTTCGGTTAAATCCAACTTGGTTTCCATTGTGAATTCGGATGCAACTTTAAAATCAGTTTGAATATCACGAGCTAAAATCTGATTCAATAAAATCTTGGTATTTACATATAATTCCTTTTGTCTCATCAAAGCCACTTTATCAGTATTGATGTCAACTTGGGAGTTTAAAAGCTCTAATTTAGAAGCTTTTCCTATCGTAAAACGGTTTTGTGCAAGTTTTACCCTTTGATTCGAAATAACAATGGTGGTGTCTAAAGCGGCCAATTGTTGCTGTTGTTGAACTAAATTATAGTAAGCTGCCTGAACATCGCTGATTTTTGTAATGATAGTCAGTTTCAACTGGGCTTCACCTAGTTTTTGTAGTTCTTGTAATTGGTCTTTTCTGGCAAACATTCTAAAGCCGTCAAAAATGGTCCAACCTAGACTCACGCCATAATTAAGACTGTTGTTTTTAGCATTATCAAGACTGATGGTATTACCGTCAACACGGGTTTGCGTTAGATTTTGTAAATTGTTATTTTGCGAAATCGAAGCAGTTGCTGTTGGTAACATTCCTGCATTTCCAGCCGCAACATTAGTTTGATCTATTTTTAAATCATTCTTGGCAATCTTAATTTCGTAATTATTTTCTAAAGCTATTTTTACAGCATCTTCTAATGATAAAACTTCCTGTGCATTTCCTTCGAAAAAACAAAAAGTCAGTAGGAGCACGCTTTTTAATATTATTTTAAAGTTCATCTTTTTATTTACTTTCGTTTTCATATTCTTCAATGCGTTCAAATTCAGGATAATGTTTTTTGGCTTTAGACCACATAAAATATAGCGCCGGAATTACAAATAAGGTTAACACCAAGGAGAAAATAGTTCCTCCCACGATTACAACTCCCATTCCAATTCTACTCGTAGAAGCTGCTCCAAGTGACATTGCAATAGGTAATGCTCCTAATGAAATGGCTAAACTTGTCATTAAAATAGGTCTTAAACGCGCCTCTGAAGCTTCTAGAATGGCTTCCAGTTTTGGTTTTCCTTGTTCTCGTAGTTGATTCGCAAATTCGACAATTAAAATTCCGTTTTTGGTCACTAGACCAATCAACATTACAGTTCCAATCTGGCTGAAAATATTCCAAGTCTGGTCAAACAACCATAATGAAAATAAAGCTCCTGCAACCGCCATAGGAACAGTTAAAATGATAATAAATGGATCAATGAAACTTTCAAACTGTGCCGCCAAAATTAAAAATATCAATAGCAAGGCCAGTCCAAAAGCTAAAGAAGTATTCGAACTACTCTCCACAAAATCTCTAGATTCTCCACCTAAATCCGTAGTAAAAGTGTCGTCCAGCACTTTTTCTCTTATTTCTTCCATAGCTTCTATACCGTCACTGATACTTTTGCCTGGTGCAAGTGCTGCAGAAACGGTTGCTGCCATAAAACGGTTGTTGTGATACAACTGTGGCGGCTTACTTTGTTCCTCAATGCTCACAATATTGTCCATTTGGATTAGATCTCCTTTGTTGTTTTTCACGTACATAGAGGTCAAATCCAAAGGTTTAGAACGGTCTTTTTGGTCAAATTGTCCAATTACTTGGTACTGTTTCCCTTTTTTCATAAAATACCCAAATCGCTGTCCACTTAAAGACAATTGCAAGGTTTGAGCAATATCTATTACGGATATTCCTAAACTCTCTGCTTTTTCTCTATCGATAGTTACATTGATTTCAGGTTTGTTGAATTTCAAATTCACATCTGTCATTACAAAAGTAGGGTTGTTAGCCGCTTCCTCCATAAACAATGGAATTTTCTCTTCTAACTTACTGAAATTTTGAGTTTGAATGATGTATTGTATTGGCAAACCACCACGTCTGTTAACAGCAATTGTTGGTTGTTGCGTAACCGATGTTTTGGCATTTGGATATTGCTTGGTCCATTTGGTTAGTTTGTCCGCAATTTCTTCTTGGGATAATTTTCTATCACTAGGATCTTTTAGTGAAAGACGCATAAAACCACTATTTACTGAAGTAGAAAGAAAACCTGGGGAAGTCACCACTAAACTCACTTTTTTCTCCGGAATGGAATCATCCACAAGTTTTGATATTTCTTGCATAAAACGATCCGTATATTCATAACTGGAACCCTCAGGTGTTGACATTCTTAACATTAAAGAACTTCGGTCATCATAAGGGGCCGTTTCTTTTTGGATTAAATTGTAAAAAACAAATATTAGTACGAAACAACCAAAAAGAATAGGGAAACTCAGCCATTTCTTTTCCATAAAACGGCTTAAAGATGCGGCATAGTTGCTATTCATTTTTTGGAAAAACGGTTCCGTTGCGATATAGAATTTAGATTTCTTTTGTTCGCCACCTTTCATTAAATAGGCATTCAACATAGGTGTTAATGTCAAGGAAACAAATGCCGAAATTAAAACGGCTGCACCAATGACGACGCCAAATTCTCGAAACAATCGACCCACAAAACCTTCAAGAAATATTACAGGCAAAAACACAGCAGCCAAAGTGACTGATATCGAGATAACGGCAAAAAATATCTCATTAGAACCTTTTATCGCAGCCTCAATAGGAGACATTCCTTCCTCCACTTTTTTATAAATGTTTTCAGTAACCACAATTCCATCATCTACAACAAGGCCCGTTGCTAAAACAATGGCAAGCAAAGTTAAGACGTTAATGGAAAAACCAAACAACCACATAATAAAGAACGTAGCGATTAAGGACACAGGAATATCAATTAACGGTCTAAATGCGATAGCCCAATCTCTAAAAAACAAGTAGATAATTAAAATTACCAAGAAAATAGAAATTCCTAATGTTTCTGCTACCTCCAACACTGATTTTTTTACAAAAATGGTGTTGTCAAGTGCAATGTTTAATTTAATATCTTCAGGAAGATCCTTTTTTAAGGCTTCGAATTGCTCATAAAAAGACTTTGAAATATCTAAATAATTAGCTCCTGGACGCGGTACAATCGCAAGACCAATTAAAGGCAATCCAGACTGACTCAATTTGGTTTCTAAATTTTCAGGACCTAATTCGGCTTTTCCTATATCGCTTAAACGGACGATTTTTTCTCCATCAGTACGGATAATAACATTGTTAAACTCTTGAGCAGTTGCCAAGTTTCCAACCGTTTTTACGGTCAACTCCGTATTGTCACCCGTTAATTTTCCAGAAGGCAATTCTACATTTTGTTTATTCAAAGCAGTTCGTACTTCCGCCACTGTCAATCCGTAGGAAGCCAGTTTTACAGGATCAATCCAAAGACGCATTGCATAACGTTTTTGTCCCCAAATTTGGACTCCACTTACTCCCTGAATGGTTTCTAGACGTTGTGAAATAACATTCTCGGCATAATCACTCAATTCTAATTGACTTCGAGTATCACTTTGTACCGTCATCGAAATAATCGCATCACTATTGGCATCAGCCTTAGAAACAACAGGAGGTGCATCAATATCTTGTGGCAAACTTCGGATTGTTTGGGAAACTTTATCACGCACATCATTAGCCGCTTCTTCTAAATCTTTGTCGAGGTTAAATTCTACCGTAATAGAACTGCTTCCTTGCGCACTGGATGAAGTGATATTTCTAATTCCATCAATAGAATTAATAGCTTTTTCAAGAGGCTCTGTAATTTGGGACTCAATAATTTCCGAATTAGCTCCTGTATAATTTGTTCTAACAGAAACCTGTGCTGGATCAATAGAAGGGAATTCCCTAACTCCAAGATAGCTGTATCCAATAATCCCGAACAAAACAATAGCTAAGTTCATAACTATTGTCAACACGGGTCTTTTAATACTTAATGTAGATAAACTCATTTGGTTTATTAATTTATGGTTTTTTATAGTTTTTTAAAAATGCATAGGAGCAAAGAGTGAAACTAAAAATCTATTTTTGTACTGTTATTTTTACTGGAGCATCATTCTTTAAGGACATAACGCCACTTGTAATTACTGTATCGCCCGCTTTAAGTCCTGATAAAATTAATATTGAAGCATCAGTTCTTGTAGCGGTTTCGACCATAATTTCTTTGGCTTTCCCCATATCAGAAATGAAAACTTTTTTTCCGTTTTGTACTGGAATCACCGCTTGGCTAGGAACAACGATAGCGTCTTTAATGACATCTAACGGTAATTCCACATCTGCAAAAGTTCCTGGTAATAGTTTTCCATCCTTATTTTCAGTAATGGCACGAACTTGTAATGTTCTGGTAGCTATTTCCACTGTAGGTTCAATGGCATACACTCTAGCTGTATAAGTTGTGGTTGATCCTGCAACATTAAAATTTAAAGTAGTGTTGGTTTTTAGTTGATTCGCATATTTTTCAGGTATCGAAAAAGTGATTTTTAGTTTACCAATATTAACTAGATTCGCTACCAAAATACTTGGTGTAATATACGTTCCTACAGATATCGAACGCAAACCTATTTTACCTGAAAAAGGTGCTCTAACAGCTGTTTTTGCTATTTGTGCGTTTATCAATTGGCTTTGTGCACGTGTAGAAGCATATTCAGCTCTTGCAACATCATATTCTTCTTGGCTGATGGCTTCTTTATGCAATAAAAGTTTGGCTCTTCTTTCGTTTTCTGCAGCTAAACTTTCTTTGGTTTTGGCCTGACTCAATTGGGCTCTCAACTCCAAATCGTTTACTTTAAAAAGTAATTGCCCTTTACTGACATTACTTCCTTCTTGGAAATTAATACTTTGCACGATTCCGGATACTTCAGATCTAATTTCTACTTGTTCATTAGCTTCAATAGAACCCGAAAGAGATAAATTATTATCAAATGATTGCGGTTGTACCACGATTCCAGACAATTTTGTTGCTTTAGGTTTGTCCTGCTTCCCTTTATCAGCATTACCATCTCCTTTGTTCTCAATGATTCGGTAAGTTATAAATGCTCCAAAACCGACAATCAGTAAGCCGTATATTAGGTGTTTTAATTTCATTTTATTTAGTATAGATAGTTTTATGTATTTGTAATTATTTGTTGTTTAAAAATTTCAATCGAAATTAGTAATGAAGAACTCGTTAATTATTGTTTAACATTTGTGCATACAAATATGATGAAAAAATTAAGACCTCAAAAGGAATTTATTTATAAATGCTGAATACAAGTCTTTATAGATTTTCTGAAAGTCTGAATATCAATTAAATAATTAAACAACGGCAAAAAGCCAAAAGTTAGATATTAAAAATTGGTAAAGGTTTAATGTGTTGATAAAAAAAAATATATTGTATATCTATTTTTGAGTCAGCTTGATTTTGACGACATTAATTCAAGTTCAATGCAAAAAGGGACTGCTTATTACAGCAGTCCCTTTTCTATTACTAAGATTTACGATTAAACCTTTATCTAAAAGTATTATTGGCAGTGGTGAGTATCAATATAATAACCAATAATAGTTCCTTCACGAAATACCTCTTCTTTAGTAACTCCATTTGAAGTCGCTGGTAAAACGAAGGTTGAATATGCTGGTCCATTTCCTTTAGCAGGTGTTATTATCGTTTTCGTACCCATTACATCCAATCCATTGAAATACATATCTATTATTGACGCAGACGAAGATATACTACTTTCGGCACCGCTTAAGCGTGCAGCTCCAAGTTGAAAAAATGCGTTTAAGGTTTGGTCTCCACCTCTTCCTCTGTCGATGCTCCAAATTTCGTTTCCATTTGCTTGCGAATAATTTACTCCACCAATAGTCAATCCATTTGTCCAAAAGTTACTTGCTGCATTATGTGTGGCTCCATTTGCAAAGAAATAACCTTGTGAGTAGGAGCAACGTGCTGTTTTTGGGCAACCAGGAGCAGCAATTTGACCTGAATTACAAGAACTTCCTGCTTTTATCCATCCTGTAGCTGTTGTGAAAGTTTCATAACCGCGATCAAACTTTAATACTAATACCCAAGAAGTAGCTGCTGGAAGGTTGTTAAATTTCACAAAGTTAGTTGTTATTGCTTGTGGGTTACAAGTTGTTCCAGATCCTTCAGTTGGTGAAAGGTCAGCTTGTAATCCATTTACCTTAGCCCCAATAATGTCACCAAAAGTTGCGCTTTCTTCTCCACAGTTATTAAGGTCAATTATGAAATGACTTAGATTCTTGGCGTTTACCAATTTTCGCGTAATTAAATAAGTCCATTCTGAACCATCAGTACTTACTGAGACATTGATATTATAATCTCCCCAATTACTCATTGAATTGGCGGATTTAGAAGTAAGGTTTTGGTTATTCTCAGCAGATGCATCTGCTAGATTCACTGATTCATTACTGCAACTAAATGTAACGAAAGTTACCATTAGGACAAGAAAAATTTTTTTCATTGGTTAATTGTGATAAAGTGTATAATATTTTACGTTTTGTTAATTAATAAATTAAAATGCTTCATTAATTTCAAGCAAATTTTACGCAATAAATTCTTATAAAAAATAAAAAACGTTTAAGTTCTATAAACATTGCCAAACTGCAGGTTTAACTATATTTTAACAAGTAATTTATTAAATACATTTAAATTAAAACAAGTAAAAGTAATGGGGAATCAGCTGTTTAGCTTAATAAATATTTGCTAAAAATTAAAAAATACCGTGTCGTTACATATTTAGTTTAATAAAAAATTAACTAATATAATTCCAGATGTTTTTCTTTTTGGTCAGTTCCATATACACAGCTCTAAGTGTGGCGTGTTCAGGTTTTTGTAAAGGAGCGTCTTCTTTTAATATTTTCATTGCGTGGTTTCTGGCTAGAGCCAAAATATCCCTGTCTCTAACGATATCGGCGATTTGAAGATTGAGCACGCCACTTTGTTGGGTTCCCATTAGATTTCCGAGACCACGAAGCTTTAAATCCACTTCGTCAATTTCAAAACCATCATTAGTACTTTACCTTTTCCGTCAAGTTCTAACTGTTTTCTTACCAATGAATTGTCTTCAAATAATTTTAGCGTACTAATTTTTCCTGAAAACACCTTTTTGACACCAAAATGAATGAAAATAGGATCAACACAACTAAGAAGTGTTCCTTACTCATCACAAAGGTCTGCAGTTGTAAACATATTTATAATAGGAGTTTAAAGCATTTTATTAATAGGTAAAATTTGAAAAGGCAACATGCTTAGATGTTGCCTTTATCAATAAACAGAGTATGAATTATTTTTCTAAAACAAGTTCTTTTTTTGACTCATTTTTTTTGCTTTCAAACTGATCACTTGTGTTTTTTGCTCCATCAGCTTTTAAAGCTTTATCTCCAGCAAAGAATGTTTTATGGTCATCGCCAAGATTAGATCCCGCCATTCTTTGATGTTTTACACAGGCAACCCCTTTTCGGATTTCTTGTCTCTGAACCCCTTTAACATAAGCCAACATTCCTTCTTCTCCATAATATCCTTGCGTTAAATCATTCATATGAAGTGCCGTAGTATGATACGTAGGTAAGGTAATCAAGTGATGAAAAATTCCAGCTTCTCTTGAGCTATCTATTTGGAACGTTCTAATTCTGGCATCTGCACGACGGCACAAGTCCGAACCATCGTACTGAGAATCCATTAAATTAGCTCTATCATAATTTGTCATATCTTCTCCTGTAGCAAGCATTTCATCATAAGCCTGATTACGGAAATTTAATGTCCAGTTAAAAGAAGGTGAGTTGTTGTAAACCAATTTGGCATTTGGAACTACTTCCTTAATTCTGTTCACCATATTTGCGATTTGCTTCACATTTGGCGTTGGAGTTTCAATCCATAAAAGATCTGCTCCATTTTGCAAGCTCGTAATACAATCTAAAACCACTCTGTCGATATTAGAACCCTCTTTAAATTGGTACAAACCATTTGCTAATCGCACAGGACGTACTAATTTACCGTCTCTTTTAAGAAGCACATCATCTTCTTTAGCATCATTAATATTTATTTCTTCTGCTTCTACAAAAGCTAGATATTGAGAAGCTAAATC includes the following:
- a CDS encoding bestrophin family protein, whose translation is MISYNTKDWITFIFRFHKADTFRQLIPLMIFIGLYSAAIAYFEIEYWVLPDDSHVKNITIMHGMLGFVISLLLVFRTNTAYDRWWEGRKLWGSLVNNSRNLSIKLSVILKEESDRAFFRKIIPSYASILNKHLKDEETGKQLFEDVYLAIDHHKHRPNQVAKMLFQKVNDLYTSHKITGDQLIILNGEVLSFTDICGACERIKNTPIPYSYSAFLKKFIFFYVMTLPFGYVFSLGYYVIPVVVFIFYVLASLELIAEEIEDPFGNDDNDLPTKKIAENIKRHVEELL
- a CDS encoding TolC family protein produces the protein MNFKIILKSVLLLTFCFFEGNAQEVLSLEDAVKIALENNYEIKIAKNDLKIDQTNVAAGNAGMLPTATASISQNNNLQNLTQTRVDGNTISLDNAKNNSLNYGVSLGWTIFDGFRMFARKDQLQELQKLGEAQLKLTIITKISDVQAAYYNLVQQQQQLAALDTTIVISNQRVKLAQNRFTIGKASKLELLNSQVDINTDKVALMRQKELYVNTKILLNQILARDIQTDFKVASEFTMETKLDLTELKALAEKQNPQIEALIINKKVAELELKQVKSGRYPTVRVNTGYNFAENESSLGFNTQSSARGLNYGFTASLNLFDGFAQRRNEKIASIQIENSTLQIEQQNLALSTQLATSYQTYLTNLELVSLEETNEAIAKQNLDITLDKFRIGTITTLEFRTAQLNYVNAKVRYSDAQFQAKLSEIALKELAGTINF
- a CDS encoding efflux RND transporter permease subunit; this translates as MSLSTLSIKRPVLTIVMNLAIVLFGIIGYSYLGVREFPSIDPAQVSVRTNYTGANSEIIESQITEPLEKAINSIDGIRNITSSSAQGSSSITVEFNLDKDLEEAANDVRDKVSQTIRSLPQDIDAPPVVSKADANSDAIISMTVQSDTRSQLELSDYAENVISQRLETIQGVSGVQIWGQKRYAMRLWIDPVKLASYGLTVAEVRTALNKQNVELPSGKLTGDNTELTVKTVGNLATAQEFNNVIIRTDGEKIVRLSDIGKAELGPENLETKLSQSGLPLIGLAIVPRPGANYLDISKSFYEQFEALKKDLPEDIKLNIALDNTIFVKKSVLEVAETLGISIFLVILIIYLFFRDWAIAFRPLIDIPVSLIATFFIMWLFGFSINVLTLLAIVLATGLVVDDGIVVTENIYKKVEEGMSPIEAAIKGSNEIFFAVISISVTLAAVFLPVIFLEGFVGRLFREFGVVIGAAVLISAFVSLTLTPMLNAYLMKGGEQKKSKFYIATEPFFQKMNSNYAASLSRFMEKKWLSFPILFGCFVLIFVFYNLIQKETAPYDDRSSLMLRMSTPEGSSYEYTDRFMQEISKLVDDSIPEKKVSLVVTSPGFLSTSVNSGFMRLSLKDPSDRKLSQEEIADKLTKWTKQYPNAKTSVTQQPTIAVNRRGGLPIQYIIQTQNFSKLEEKIPLFMEEAANNPTFVMTDVNLKFNKPEINVTIDREKAESLGISVIDIAQTLQLSLSGQRFGYFMKKGKQYQVIGQFDQKDRSKPLDLTSMYVKNNKGDLIQMDNIVSIEEQSKPPQLYHNNRFMAATVSAALAPGKSISDGIEAMEEIREKVLDDTFTTDLGGESRDFVESSSNTSLAFGLALLLIFLILAAQFESFIDPFIIILTVPMAVAGALFSLWLFDQTWNIFSQIGTVMLIGLVTKNGILIVEFANQLREQGKPKLEAILEASEARLRPILMTSLAISLGALPIAMSLGAASTSRIGMGVVIVGGTIFSLVLTLFVIPALYFMWSKAKKHYPEFERIEEYENESK
- a CDS encoding efflux RND transporter periplasmic adaptor subunit, with the translated sequence MKLKHLIYGLLIVGFGAFITYRIIENKGDGNADKGKQDKPKATKLSGIVVQPQSFDNNLSLSGSIEANEQVEIRSEVSGIVQSINFQEGSNVSKGQLLFKVNDLELRAQLSQAKTKESLAAENERRAKLLLHKEAISQEEYDVARAEYASTRAQSQLINAQIAKTAVRAPFSGKIGLRSISVGTYITPSILVANLVNIGKLKITFSIPEKYANQLKTNTTLNFNVAGSTTTYTARVYAIEPTVEIATRTLQVRAITENKDGKLLPGTFADVELPLDVIKDAIVVPSQAVIPVQNGKKVFISDMGKAKEIMVETATRTDASILILSGLKAGDTVITSGVMSLKNDAPVKITVQK